One Synechococcales cyanobacterium T60_A2020_003 genomic region harbors:
- a CDS encoding TatD family hydrolase, whose amino-acid sequence MQLIDTHVHINFDVFQPDLDAIAQAWRDAGVFRLVHSCVEPSEFHSIQALADRFPELFFAVGLHPLDVNQWSSDTQAEIQRLAQSDSRVVAIGETGLDFYKADNIAQQKTAFEAQLQIARFLDLPVIIHCRDAAKEMAQLLTSFWETQGAVQGVMHCWSGTPEETRWFLDLGFFISFSGIVTFKNAQEVQASARMVPGDRLLIETDCPFLAPVPKRGDRRNQPAYVRYVAEYLSGLRGVSLEQLASQTTRNACSLFKLPA is encoded by the coding sequence TTCCAGCCGGACTTAGATGCGATCGCCCAAGCGTGGCGAGATGCAGGTGTCTTTCGTCTTGTGCATTCTTGTGTGGAGCCTTCAGAGTTCCATTCAATTCAGGCATTGGCTGATCGATTTCCAGAGCTGTTTTTTGCGGTAGGGCTGCATCCGCTTGATGTGAATCAGTGGTCGTCTGATACTCAAGCTGAAATTCAGCGCTTGGCTCAGTCTGATTCCCGCGTTGTTGCTATTGGAGAAACAGGTCTAGATTTCTACAAGGCAGACAACATCGCTCAACAGAAGACAGCGTTTGAGGCGCAACTCCAAATTGCGCGATTCCTGGATTTACCCGTGATCATCCACTGTCGGGATGCCGCTAAGGAAATGGCTCAGCTTCTGACCTCATTCTGGGAAACTCAGGGTGCTGTACAGGGCGTCATGCATTGCTGGAGCGGTACTCCGGAGGAAACACGGTGGTTTTTGGACTTGGGTTTTTTCATCAGCTTTAGCGGAATCGTGACATTCAAAAACGCTCAGGAGGTGCAGGCGTCGGCGCGTATGGTTCCAGGCGATCGCCTCCTGATTGAAACCGACTGTCCGTTTCTGGCTCCTGTGCCCAAGCGGGGCGATCGCCGCAATCAGCCAGCATACGTTCGTTACGTTGCCGAGTATTTGAGTGGGCTTAGGGGCGTATCTCTAGAACAGTTGGCTTCCCAAACGACACGCAATGCCTGTTCGTTATTTAAGCTCCCAGCTTGA